In the genome of Zootoca vivipara chromosome 6, rZooViv1.1, whole genome shotgun sequence, the window TGGAAAGAAGCCCTCCAGGCAAAACCCAAAGCTGGCTCAAAGTTCAGTTTGAACTGGAGCTCAGTGCCTAATAAATGTGAACACTTTAATCCCACACAGAATAACTCTCTCTTCATTCTTGAGGAACTCTCAAGAAATCAGGGGGCCACCTCACCCATGTTTTGGGAGAGGCTAAACTGTAACTCTTGATTTTTAACCTGGGAAGTCCTATCAAAAGCCACTGCGGATGCCTGTTCTCTTAAGGCGTGGGTGGGCGTGAGGTTATTGTACATTTAACCAGAAACGCCAATTTCCCTCATCTGTGACAGTGTAGCTTCCGAAGCTGCACAATATCGTCTGTGTTTGCACCGAGGGCAAATCCCTCACCTCATGATGGAAACATAGGGAGGAAGTGCTGAGACAATAGCAAGGGCCcttagcctccccccccttttttttgcaagctgGACGCATCTCATGCAGCAGGGGAAGCCTGCCCCAGGAGACATCTCCATAGAAATGACCTCGAAGGCCAGAGCAACTCAGATCCACACTAGTTTTATCAAAAGCAACGGGCCACACAATCCCCAGTCCATGATCAGCATTATTGACACCTGGGATGGAAAACTATATAGCCAACAGGCTGGATCCAGCAGTGAACCACCTTCCAGAATCTACTCTTGATCGTTTTAAGATTCTGCACCCACAGAAAACGAAAAGAAGCAATAAGGGCTCTTCCAAGAATGCCCTCTTCGTTTCTCTCATACATTGCGACTCAGCAGTTACATTCTCAAGACTGGTCACAAATCCCAGGGAGAGACCGCCTCTTTGTCTGAGCTCAGCCAGCAGCAAGCCAGCAGTTTTGTTCCCCCTCACACGGGCACGAAGGGGTGCTCTCGAGTGGATGAAAGGTTTAAAAGCTCCCCACTAGACAGAGCTGTTGTCTTTAACTTGGTCAACCAACTGAAAACCCTTGTTCCATGTGATAATCTATGCAAGGGGTTAAAGATTGGGTGCTAAAACGCTTTTAACCCGATTGGGAAAGCCGTAGCAATGGCAGGCAACACCCATCTCCACCTATTGGACCGGGCAGGATCCAGGATATTTCACAATCACTGCATGGTTGCTGAAAGACGGCCAATAAGCATAATCTCTCTTCCGCCTGCCAAAGCTATCTGGTGGGCCCCACCCTTCAATGCAACATTTGCCCTTGCTTCAGAAACCCCCAAAACCCCAACAGCACAAGAACAGTCGAAAGGTGAGGAAAGCAACAGCCAATGAAGCCCTCTCAAGCTAGCACAGGATGGTTTCAGGGAGAGAAATGCTTTTCCAGCTAACTTTTTAAAGTTTGGCTGGTGTTTAGCCCTGCCAGTGGAGTGTAATCGTTTAGAAAAACAGAAACCTTCAAACCTCAAGGGAGCAGGACGAGAGAAGGGAGGTGGCAGAAGcatttggggcggggtgggggtgggggtctgcaGTGCAAGGAGGTCAGAACTGAAAGCAAGTGAACCACCGGGAgataaccaaaaaaaaaaaaaaaaccccaagatgcTATGGTTATGCTCAAGTATTACAAAAAGGAGGCGTTATCAAGTATCTGGTTGTCTACAACTAACCATTCAAATAACCTTAACAGTGCGAGTTATGTACATAGCATGAAAAATATTGCTTCACACTCACaccagggtgtgttttttttgtgcaTGGAGCGGAAGGAGCAGGGAATCAGGAGAAGAGAAAGCTCGGGTGGGGattgggagagagaggaagagaaagagaaagagagagagcacaaagcaTGCAGAGATAGAATCTCAGATACAGTTGAGAAAGAAGGATTCCAGGTACAAGTGAAGATGTGTGATTTCTACAGATCACAAAAAAAGGCTCTAATAAAGCCATTAGGCTGGCACTTCGTTGTACATTAGACTGATTAACATAAAGCCAGAAATAAATCACTATTAGAAGCCACTTCATATAGCCtgcagctttttttgggggggggggggaaatgcagcgcACAGACATACTTCATTGTTCCCAAACCGAAttggaaattatatatatataggtattgagaagaagagACTTCCCAGGGTAGAAAGCAGTGAAAACTACAGCCAGGCCAACTCAGCATTAAAACAGTAAGGGAAAGGACAAAGAACAAGCAACGGGGGAAAGGTTATCTTCAACGGACTTACAGCGTGTTCACGCAAAAAGGATAAGACCACTGCCACCATTTCCGACAAGCCCAAAGTGTGTGTTTTCTTAGTTTAGAATTTCTCTTGTGCCTGGAGAATGGCCTGAGAGGAAACAAAGAGCAACACTCCTCCTGTGCTCCCCAAGTGCAGCTATTTCTTCtattagaacaacaacaacctctgcaTCCTTCCCgctctcacacatgcacacaaaaaccaaacaaaaagaaGTTTAACAAGTGTCCCGGGGCAACTGACCACCGGTAGatgttctgtctctctttcccacACACAAACCCACCTGTCTGCTATATGCTTCTTATTTaaaacccccaaaataaatcACATTCGAAAGGATTTGGAGGAAGGGGAATGTAAGCCCTAAGAGGAATCCTCTAAGGTGGAAGGGGCAGGGCAGTGAGagtgtgagagtgagagtgagagagtgagagagtgagagagtgagagagtgagagagtgagagagagagagagagagagagagagagagagagagagagagagagagagagagagagtcactgAATGGAGCTGCTGTGAGGAGAAGGTGCACAGGAGTTTTCCCTCTGAAGCACAGGCCAAGGGAGGGGCAGGTGGcagccccagggaggtcacagGTTCTGGCAACACTGGAGTTTGTTGGATTTCTGTCCGTCGGTGGTGGGGGGCACACTGATGTCCACCACATTGTTGCCGGGAGACTCGTCGTGGGCGGACCGGTCTGCAATCTGCTTCTGCGACACAATGCGGTAGATCTCTAGGAAAAGGAGACCAGAGAGGGGGGCTCAGAAACAAGCACATGTGTCCCATGGGGGGGAAGAAGCCACTCCCCACAGCAATGAGTCCAAAGAAGAGCCGTTTGGGTCCTACATGTCTGCAAACCAGTCACCCAAAACACAAAACCTCGGCTCAGTGGCCTGGACTTTTGCCCTGCCAACCCACTGCCATTCCCAGCTGCTGCGCATTGCAGGGCCGTGATCCTGTCAAGCTTCCTTGCCATTACTAAGGAGCAAGAGAATTCCACGGAACACACCTTGAAAACTTTCTATGTTTAGTCCATAACCAAACGCATGTCTTGCCTACAGCCCTCTGCACTGAGCAGCCTGAGGAAATGATGAGAGCCAAAGGCATTCAATCTGTATACTGTGTGCCCTTGCATAGTGGAAGCcacttttctccctttttcttgACTGTGGACCCACACCAAGTAAGCCAGCACATGTAACACAGGGCACACATGGTtgtatttattatgcattttcttATATTTGTAGTCCACTGTCCTCCCAAGGTGGCATATATGTGGGGTTTTAAGCAGTCACCCAGTCAGTCACGGACCAGGTTGAGACCCACTTACCTTTGCAATTCTCACATGTTCCAGGGAATGCCCCAAGTCacatgcacctgggggggggcacacgggTACCCTAGCCCTGCTCCACTTGCAGTAGCAAGACTGGTggtatgatcatcatcatcatcattattaaatttgtatacttgccctatacccacagattTTAGGGCAGTTCACACCATAAAATCGCGAtagaaaaaacataaaatacatgatcaaaataaaaacaataacaacccaataatgcccggggccgtgggtgccatgcggTGTGTATagtcctggcactgaaatttgtgggtgcctggtgccttcactgggaattttgtgggtgctcgggcacccaggacCACAGGGGGTTGGCACCTGTGTAGTGACCACAGATCAAATCCAGACCTGTGTTTCCTTTCCATTGCCCCATATGCACTTTACACATCAGGAAAGATAATCTAAACGGAAATCCTTACCAGTAAGGATGTTCTTGAAGGCTTCTTCTACATTTGTTGAGTCGAGTGCTGAAGTTTCAATGAATGACAGGTTGTTTTTTTCTGCAAGGCAGGGGAGGAAATCACTGCAGTTATTTTCATGCACAGATGGCACTCTCCTCAGAGTCAAGCAACAGGAAGAAATCTCTTTTTCTTCCCACCCCTTAAAGAATTCAAAAGCAGATTAGATAACGGAATTCTGGAGACTAGGAGAAATGTTGGCTTAGTTAGCATGCCTAATCACATTATGaggctatgattcctgcattgcaaagggttgggctaatgacccttggggtcccttcccatcctacaattctatgaacagtTACGCCGGTCCCTATCTCCTATTCCAGCACAGTGAAAAGTTCGGAAGCTTCGACTTTTGTTTTAGATTAACCTCAGTTCAGTAATGCACCCAGTAGCCAATCTTGGCTGTGCATATTGAAAACAATTCAGATTTGCAAACTAGCATAAATAAGGCAGATATTTTAGTGTCACGTTATGAATCAGAAGTACCAGTCATGATCTAATTTGAAACCTTCAGCAACCTCATTTCCCAGCGTCAGTTGTCTGCATCCCCAAATTTGTAAAATGGGGATGAATACTGGCTTACCTTTATTACTAAATAAAATTCCTAGTTTTAAGTTGTCCTTCCTCCGAGTTTGGTGTCCCCTTGTGCATTCCCCACCCCATACTCAGACACATACAATTTCATCCTCACATCAAAATTAGGAGGTGAATTAAGAGTGAGTCAGTTTACTCTCACTCCAATTTCACATTTGAATTTTACAGCTGATCAGACATTAAAGCCCAAGTCTCCTTGAACCAAGTCCAATACTACAACCAGTGAGTCCCACAGCCTCTTATAAGAGTAACCAAAGTAATGTATGTACTttgagcaatttttttaaaaaaagaactatatattaaatatttttgtGATGGTCACCACTGCCTCTACCTAAGCCTTTTCAAAAACCACTTAACCCGAGATTCTTTGTTGTCCAACACATTGGGGGCCTTCTTTCAGTCAAGGACCTGACTTCATTGCACTAAGCACACACACCACTGCTGCTTCATAAAATCACAACCTCTCAGAAGCTTTATGCCACAGAAAAACTTGTGTGCCAtcgtttttcttcctcttccaggTGGCCAATTTGCAAACTCCCTCGGCACTTAAAAGGGAGCATAGCCAATGCTGCCACAAGAGCCAGGCAGCTAAAGAGCATCAACATCCAGAGTTTGTAACAACCCAACCTGCAAAAGCGCGGGCCTCGTCTGTAGGCACAGCCCTCAGGTGACGCAGATCGCTCTTGTTGCCCACCAGCATGATGACGATGTTGTTATCTGCATGATCCCGGAGCTCCTTCAGCCAACGCTCCACGTTCTCGTATGTCAAGTGTTTTGCGATGTCGTAAACCAGGAGTGCTCCAACGGCACCACGGTAATAGCTGAAAAAGTTATTTAGACAGGTGTTACTCAGCCTGCAGAAGAGTCTCTGGACACAGAGGTTGCTGAAAGACACTGACAAACTGGATGGAAAAGCGGATTATGTTTATATGGGGAAATTGAAGACAGGGGCACGATAGTGGTCTTATCTGAAGGGCAGTCACATAGGAGACGGATCAGGCAGAGTTCCACCAGACTAGAGGATAACTAGACACAAGCTGCCCATGCAAACAAAAATGAATGGCAAGATTTTCAGGATTTGCAACAGGCCCACATATGTTTGCAGAACTCAGCCCGTTAAGTTACAGATCACCAAAATTATGCAAGTATAAGCCAGGTTTATCTTCCATCCTGTGTACAAAGGACAGTGTAAAGTTCAGAATAATTAACACTTTGCTGCTGGACCCCTGTGAGGAGGATAAAGGGCATCAGAACAGCAACTCACGCAAGTAAGCAAAcaaattt includes:
- the RAB11B gene encoding ras-related protein Rab-11B, which encodes MGTRDDEYDYLFKVVLIGDSGVGKSNLLSRFTRNEFNLESKSTIGVEFATRSIQVDGKTIKAQIWDTAGQERYRAITSAYYRGAVGALLVYDIAKHLTYENVERWLKELRDHADNNIVIMLVGNKSDLRHLRAVPTDEARAFAEKNNLSFIETSALDSTNVEEAFKNILTEIYRIVSQKQIADRSAHDESPGNNVVDISVPPTTDGQKSNKLQCCQNL